The Erythrobacter insulae genome window below encodes:
- a CDS encoding enoyl-CoA hydratase: MFNSDTGNRLFAAAFSVILSTGIFAYAIVPGTPGLV, encoded by the coding sequence ATGTTTAACAGTGACACCGGCAACCGCCTCTTCGCAGCAGCGTTCTCAGTGATCCTCTCGACCGGCATTTTCGCCTACGCAATTGTTCCCGGCACACCCGGCCTGGTCTGA
- a CDS encoding NUDIX hydrolase, which yields MSDISMIRDSDADKPEDIRWEGKFITAKTRGRWEYVGRARGIRAAAIIAIDKDADGTRHVILVSQYRVPLSRFCLEIPAGLIGDDDGKEGELASEAAARELEEETGYRAGSLDVLGEFYSSPGMVSECFTLLRATALTKVSDGGGLADENIIVHRVALSNLSRFVAEWRKAGHAVDVRIAMLMTPEYLGEEIT from the coding sequence ATGAGTGACATTTCGATGATCCGCGATTCCGACGCTGACAAGCCCGAAGATATCCGTTGGGAAGGCAAATTTATCACGGCCAAGACCCGTGGCCGATGGGAATATGTAGGCCGCGCGCGGGGCATTCGTGCCGCTGCGATCATCGCGATTGATAAAGACGCAGACGGCACGCGTCATGTCATTCTGGTCAGCCAGTACCGCGTCCCGCTGTCACGTTTTTGTCTGGAAATACCCGCCGGCCTGATTGGCGATGATGATGGCAAAGAAGGCGAACTGGCCAGCGAGGCGGCAGCGCGGGAGCTTGAGGAAGAAACCGGATACCGTGCTGGCAGCCTCGATGTGCTGGGCGAATTCTATTCCTCCCCCGGCATGGTGTCCGAATGCTTTACCCTTCTACGCGCGACCGCCCTTACCAAAGTGAGCGATGGCGGCGGGCTCGCGGATGAGAACATAATCGTGCACCGCGTCGCGCTTTCGAACCTGTCACGCTTTGTTGCGGAATGGCGCAAAGCTGGTCACGCGGTTGATGTGCGGATAGCGATGCTCATGACACCGGAATATCTTGGAGAGGAAATCACATGA
- a CDS encoding LemA family protein, translating to MNLKTMTRAALVAAASLSLAACGINSVPAAEEEAKAKWADVEAQFQRRANLIPNLAEVAKGAAENERGILTEVTEARARATSVTVSADDLGDEAKMAELAQAQGQLSQGLGRLLASFEAYPTIQSNQNFLALQSQLEGTENRISVAIRDYNEAVRKYNTTIRTFPDTIGANIIHGAEPLVPYSSVTEGAEEAPELDLTANS from the coding sequence ATGAATTTGAAGACTATGACCCGCGCTGCTTTGGTGGCAGCCGCATCGCTTTCGCTCGCAGCATGCGGCATCAACTCGGTGCCAGCCGCCGAAGAAGAAGCCAAAGCGAAATGGGCCGATGTCGAAGCGCAATTCCAACGCCGCGCGAATCTGATCCCAAACCTTGCCGAAGTAGCCAAAGGCGCCGCGGAAAATGAGCGCGGCATCCTGACAGAAGTTACCGAAGCGCGCGCACGTGCGACCTCCGTCACTGTGAGCGCGGATGATCTGGGCGACGAGGCGAAAATGGCCGAACTCGCGCAGGCACAGGGTCAATTGAGCCAAGGCCTTGGCCGTTTGCTGGCAAGCTTCGAAGCTTATCCCACGATCCAGTCGAACCAGAATTTCCTTGCGCTGCAAAGCCAGCTCGAAGGCACGGAGAACCGCATTTCTGTCGCGATCCGTGACTACAACGAAGCCGTGCGCAAATATAACACCACAATCCGCACCTTCCCCGACACAATCGGCGCAAACATCATCCACGGCGCAGAGCCGCTGGTCCCGTATTCGTCTGTTACAGAAGGCGCAGAGGAAGCGCCCGAGCTTGACCTGACGGCAAACTCGTAA
- a CDS encoding TPM domain-containing protein → MGYLNKEQHKTVSDAVGEAELNTSGEILTVLADRSDDYTDVALWWALAGSFTIMSVFAALPQPFLDFWDSLIGGWGHEWSIGELASMTIALGLITFVTLVLIQMWQPLKFLFVPGPVKTSRVHEQAIKHFKVGAERRTHGRTGVLIYLSMSEHRAEIVADEPIAAIVPAEVWGEAMGDMLIEIKAGNIAEGLAVGVRDVGFVLSQHFPRTDDDQNELPDRLIEV, encoded by the coding sequence ATGGGCTATCTGAACAAAGAGCAGCACAAGACCGTATCCGACGCTGTCGGCGAAGCAGAACTGAACACGTCTGGCGAGATCCTAACCGTGCTGGCAGATCGCAGCGATGACTATACGGATGTCGCGCTGTGGTGGGCGCTTGCAGGCAGTTTCACCATCATGAGCGTTTTCGCCGCCCTGCCCCAGCCATTCCTTGATTTTTGGGATAGTCTAATCGGCGGCTGGGGTCACGAATGGTCGATTGGCGAATTGGCCAGCATGACCATTGCGCTTGGCCTGATTACATTTGTGACACTGGTGCTGATCCAGATGTGGCAGCCGCTGAAATTTTTGTTTGTGCCAGGACCGGTCAAGACATCCCGCGTCCATGAACAGGCAATCAAGCATTTCAAAGTCGGCGCAGAACGCCGGACCCATGGGCGCACAGGAGTGCTGATCTATCTGTCCATGAGCGAACACCGCGCAGAAATCGTCGCGGATGAACCGATCGCCGCGATTGTCCCTGCCGAGGTTTGGGGCGAGGCAATGGGAGATATGCTGATCGAGATCAAAGCGGGTAATATTGCCGAAGGCCTTGCCGTGGGCGTACGCGATGTCGGCTTTGTCCTGTCACAACATTTCCCGCGCACTGATGATGATCAGAATGAGCTTCCAGACAGGCTGATCGAAGTCTAG
- a CDS encoding enoyl-CoA hydratase: MFALDLSNRLAAAAFSVALSAAFFAYAIIPASPSLMV, translated from the coding sequence ATGTTCGCTCTAGACCTTTCAAACCGCCTCGCCGCAGCCGCCTTCTCGGTCGCTCTTTCCGCCGCTTTCTTCGCTTACGCAATCATCCCTGCCAGCCCTTCGCTGATGGTCTGA
- a CDS encoding PspC domain-containing protein has translation MNNLTNKNSGPPQTGYRLDKANGKLFGVCAGLANATDIDATIWRIGLVVATLLGFGLTIPIYLAVALIAD, from the coding sequence ATGAACAATCTGACCAACAAAAACAGTGGCCCGCCGCAGACCGGCTATCGCCTTGATAAAGCCAACGGCAAATTGTTCGGAGTGTGCGCCGGTCTGGCCAATGCTACCGATATCGATGCAACGATCTGGCGGATCGGATTGGTTGTCGCGACACTGCTCGGATTTGGTTTGACCATCCCGATCTATCTCGCAGTTGCGCTGATCGCGGATTGA
- a CDS encoding N-succinylarginine dihydrolase, with product MSDLKEINFDGIVGPSHNYAGLSLGNIASASHKGDPSYPKAAALQGVAKMRGNLARLGVQGFLLPLPRPNTALARSLAYDGSEPAALRAAPWSASSMWTANAATVSPAPDTKDGKCHLTPANLVTMLHRAQEWPDTKRMLEVAFGNRDHFTVHDIAPMTFGDEGAANHMRFCEGHGSAGVEVFVYGRPGGRFPARQHEQSSRLVARRHGLDHTKCVFIEQNPAAIEAGAFHNDVVSVANERVLFAHAEAFADQAGAYDAIRAAFPALDVVEVPSEAVSIEEAIRTYLFNAQLVTQPDGSMALIVPEECRESQSVWAYCEAMMASNGPIREVIPVDVRQSMANGGGPACLRLRVVCDPANVDPRFMLDDAKADLLEATISAHYPDQIDPADIGNETLASSVIAARKALLDALVIPELS from the coding sequence ATGAGCGATCTGAAAGAGATTAATTTCGACGGGATCGTCGGCCCTAGCCACAATTATGCGGGCCTGAGCCTCGGCAATATTGCCAGCGCATCGCATAAAGGTGATCCGTCCTATCCCAAGGCCGCCGCACTTCAGGGGGTGGCCAAGATGCGCGGAAATCTGGCGCGGCTTGGGGTTCAAGGTTTTCTCCTGCCTCTGCCGCGACCGAACACAGCGCTGGCCCGATCGCTTGCCTATGACGGGAGCGAACCAGCCGCATTGCGCGCCGCGCCGTGGTCTGCATCGTCCATGTGGACCGCGAATGCCGCCACGGTCAGCCCCGCACCTGATACGAAAGACGGCAAGTGCCATCTCACCCCCGCTAACCTCGTCACCATGCTGCACCGCGCTCAGGAATGGCCCGATACCAAACGTATGCTGGAGGTCGCCTTTGGCAACCGGGATCACTTTACCGTTCATGATATCGCACCGATGACATTCGGTGATGAGGGTGCGGCAAACCATATGCGCTTTTGCGAAGGGCATGGCAGCGCCGGTGTTGAAGTGTTTGTCTATGGCCGTCCGGGAGGCCGTTTCCCCGCTCGCCAACACGAACAATCCAGCCGGCTGGTCGCGCGCCGTCACGGGCTCGACCATACGAAATGCGTGTTTATCGAACAAAATCCAGCCGCAATCGAAGCGGGGGCGTTTCACAATGACGTCGTATCTGTCGCCAATGAGCGGGTGCTGTTTGCCCACGCAGAAGCCTTCGCCGATCAGGCAGGCGCATATGATGCGATCCGCGCCGCTTTTCCCGCGCTCGATGTTGTCGAAGTGCCATCCGAGGCAGTTTCGATCGAAGAGGCGATCCGCACCTATTTGTTCAACGCGCAATTGGTGACGCAGCCTGATGGCAGCATGGCCTTGATCGTGCCGGAGGAATGCCGCGAATCTCAGAGCGTCTGGGCCTATTGCGAAGCTATGATGGCGTCGAATGGCCCGATCCGCGAAGTTATTCCGGTTGATGTGCGCCAATCGATGGCCAATGGCGGCGGCCCTGCGTGTCTGCGCCTGCGTGTGGTGTGCGATCCTGCAAATGTGGATCCGCGCTTTATGCTGGATGATGCAAAGGCCGATCTGCTCGAAGCCACGATTTCCGCGCATTACCCGGACCAGATCGATCCCGCCGACATTGGCAATGAAACTTTAGCCAGCAGCGTGATCGCTGCGCGCAAAGCACTTCTTGATGCGCTGGTTATCCCGGAACTAAGTTAA
- the mscL gene encoding large conductance mechanosensitive channel protein MscL: MLTEFKEFIAKGNVMELAVAVIIAGAFAVIVSSLTADLIMPLVGAIFGDVDFSNKYIVLSGEVEAGMSLDAAREAGANVLAWGAFVTTVINFVILAFIIFMLVRYANKAQASFEKPAEEAPAEPEGPSEIELLTEIRDALKK, translated from the coding sequence ATGCTTACCGAATTCAAGGAATTTATCGCCAAGGGCAATGTAATGGAACTCGCCGTGGCGGTAATTATCGCTGGCGCTTTTGCCGTGATCGTTTCGTCATTGACGGCCGATCTTATCATGCCGCTGGTCGGCGCGATTTTCGGCGATGTTGATTTCAGCAACAAATACATCGTTCTATCGGGTGAAGTTGAAGCAGGCATGTCGCTTGACGCGGCGCGTGAAGCGGGCGCGAATGTGCTGGCATGGGGTGCGTTCGTGACGACGGTTATCAACTTCGTCATCCTTGCCTTCATCATCTTCATGCTGGTGCGTTATGCCAACAAGGCGCAGGCAAGCTTTGAAAAGCCAGCCGAAGAAGCGCCTGCGGAGCCTGAAGGCCCGAGCGAAATCGAGTTGCTCACAGAAATTCGTGACGCGCTTAAGAAGTAA
- a CDS encoding hydrolase, giving the protein MKPEILSKIDASAMLNDVQAWCAINTGTGNLQGLKKQAGALADAFSALPGEVELIDPAPVTGIAADGNEFEIANGQHLIVRVRPTANRRLLFTGHMDTVFPKDHPFQNQTWLEDDVLNGPGVADMKGGIAIILHALKVFEASGKASSLGYDILINSDEETGSLASSALIAEMARGKLAALTYEPAALPDGTLAHARGGTGNYSITIKGKSAHAGRNPHEGRNALVAAADLILRLKAMERDDITINPAKIEGGGPNNVVPDHILLRFNIRPKSTEAMEGFDSALNDLLSSVEADHEVNTHRHGGVTRPPKPVDENAQRLFDLVKQCGDELGQHIAWKSTGGVCDGNNIAACGVPVVDTMGVRGGSIHSADEFLIVPSLKERAALSALVLSRIADGALAGDVH; this is encoded by the coding sequence ATGAAACCAGAAATTCTTTCGAAAATCGATGCGTCTGCGATGTTGAATGATGTGCAGGCGTGGTGCGCCATCAATACCGGAACCGGCAATCTGCAAGGCTTGAAAAAACAGGCAGGCGCGCTGGCCGATGCATTTTCGGCATTGCCGGGCGAGGTTGAATTGATCGACCCTGCCCCGGTCACAGGGATCGCTGCGGATGGCAATGAATTCGAGATCGCCAACGGTCAGCATCTGATCGTCCGGGTGCGCCCAACCGCCAATCGCCGATTGCTGTTTACAGGTCACATGGACACGGTCTTTCCCAAGGATCACCCGTTCCAGAACCAGACCTGGCTTGAAGACGATGTGCTGAACGGACCCGGCGTGGCGGATATGAAAGGGGGCATTGCGATCATCCTGCACGCTCTCAAAGTGTTCGAAGCGTCCGGCAAGGCTTCTTCGCTTGGCTATGACATTCTGATCAATTCCGATGAAGAAACCGGATCTCTGGCAAGCTCGGCTCTGATCGCGGAAATGGCGCGCGGCAAGCTGGCTGCGCTGACATATGAACCTGCTGCATTGCCCGATGGCACCTTGGCCCATGCGCGCGGCGGAACTGGCAATTATTCGATCACGATCAAAGGCAAATCTGCCCATGCCGGTCGCAACCCACATGAAGGCCGCAACGCCTTAGTCGCGGCAGCCGATTTGATCCTGCGTCTCAAGGCGATGGAGCGCGATGATATCACTATCAATCCCGCCAAGATCGAAGGCGGAGGACCCAACAATGTTGTGCCTGATCACATCCTCCTGCGGTTCAACATTCGCCCCAAATCGACCGAGGCAATGGAAGGTTTTGACAGCGCGCTCAATGATTTGCTGAGCAGTGTTGAGGCCGATCATGAGGTGAATACGCACCGTCATGGCGGTGTTACCCGTCCGCCCAAACCTGTCGATGAAAATGCCCAGCGCCTGTTTGATCTAGTCAAGCAATGCGGGGACGAGCTGGGTCAGCATATTGCATGGAAATCGACCGGCGGCGTGTGCGATGGCAATAATATCGCAGCCTGCGGAGTTCCGGTGGTGGACACGATGGGCGTGCGCGGCGGATCGATCCATTCCGCGGATGAATTCCTGATAGTACCCAGCCTGAAAGAGCGCGCCGCATTGTCCGCTCTTGTCCTTTCTCGCATCGCTGATGGTGCGCTTGCCGGAGACGTGCATTGA
- a CDS encoding BLUF domain-containing protein, whose product MAKRLIYRSQPFGFDNAMLSGILLQARRNNQRGDITGALICRHDVYLQLIEGPDDAIDGVFGRILADDRHTNVKLLLEEPCEDRMFPEWAMLDDQAPSLFWSIEAVEQGDLDAADRSELLAPFARLSNSNAG is encoded by the coding sequence TTGGCAAAACGATTGATCTACCGCTCGCAGCCTTTCGGCTTCGACAATGCAATGCTTTCGGGCATATTGTTACAGGCGCGGCGCAATAATCAGCGCGGTGACATCACGGGCGCTTTGATTTGCCGCCATGATGTCTACCTGCAATTGATCGAAGGGCCCGATGACGCAATCGATGGGGTGTTCGGCCGCATTCTGGCCGATGATCGCCACACCAATGTTAAATTGCTGTTGGAAGAGCCGTGTGAGGATCGCATGTTCCCGGAATGGGCAATGCTCGATGATCAGGCACCGTCGCTATTCTGGTCGATTGAAGCGGTAGAGCAGGGCGATTTGGATGCAGCAGACCGCAGCGAACTGCTCGCCCCGTTTGCACGATTGAGCAATTCAAACGCCGGATAA
- a CDS encoding arginine N-succinyltransferase — translation MTYRLRAARLTDLEHLYEMAKLTGGGFTNLPPDRAALSSKLERATEAFANVTDELIDEQFVLVLENLQTKKVVGTCQLMTKVGQQWPFYSYRLNTLTQYSKELDRTVRAELLSLVTDLEGSSEVGGLFLHPNERAGGLGLLLARSRYLFVAMHRNRFADRILAELRGIIDERGGSPFWDGVAGRFFGMSFQDADYFNAINGNQFIADLMPKHPVYVSMLSDDAKSVIGVPHPTGRAAMRMLENEGFHYDGYVDIFDAGPSMVARTDDVTSVKNSKQAIVADINLSEGERAILATGQLQTFRACYGACKFNDDGTIAIDAVAADALDVSEGDTVWSVAR, via the coding sequence TTGACCTATCGCCTACGCGCTGCGCGCCTGACCGATCTTGAACATCTTTATGAGATGGCCAAGCTTACCGGAGGCGGGTTTACCAACCTGCCACCTGATCGGGCCGCGCTATCTTCAAAGCTGGAACGCGCGACAGAAGCCTTTGCCAACGTCACAGATGAGTTGATCGACGAACAATTCGTACTGGTGCTTGAAAACCTGCAGACGAAAAAGGTCGTAGGGACCTGTCAATTGATGACAAAGGTGGGCCAGCAATGGCCATTTTATTCCTACCGCCTCAACACTCTGACGCAGTATAGCAAAGAGCTCGACCGGACAGTTCGCGCCGAGCTGCTCAGTCTGGTGACCGATCTTGAGGGATCGAGTGAGGTTGGCGGATTGTTCCTGCATCCCAATGAACGCGCGGGCGGGCTTGGGCTATTGCTTGCCCGCAGCCGCTATTTGTTTGTCGCGATGCACCGCAATCGCTTTGCCGATCGGATTCTGGCCGAACTTCGCGGTATTATTGACGAGCGCGGCGGATCGCCTTTTTGGGATGGGGTCGCGGGCCGGTTTTTCGGGATGAGCTTTCAGGATGCCGATTATTTCAACGCGATCAACGGAAACCAGTTTATCGCGGATCTGATGCCCAAACATCCCGTCTACGTATCCATGCTGTCCGATGACGCGAAAAGCGTGATCGGAGTGCCGCACCCGACAGGCCGCGCCGCCATGCGGATGCTCGAAAACGAAGGCTTCCATTACGATGGCTATGTCGACATTTTCGATGCCGGGCCCAGCATGGTTGCGCGAACAGATGATGTCACCAGCGTGAAGAACAGCAAGCAGGCCATCGTCGCCGACATTAATCTTTCCGAAGGCGAACGGGCAATTCTGGCGACCGGGCAATTGCAGACATTTCGCGCCTGTTACGGCGCGTGCAAATTCAATGACGATGGCACCATTGCAATTGATGCTGTCGCCGCAGACGCGCTTGATGTGAGCGAAGGCGATACCGTGTGGAGTGTGGCGCGATGA
- a CDS encoding SDR family oxidoreductase, producing the protein MTSTRPQRCEGKLALVTGGAQGLGRAHCIRLAQEGARVLASDINGAGAAETAEIINAEMGAGTAFSVEHNVTDPMSWEAAVTAARENMGGLNVLVNNAGIGVPGNIEECDFADWQRCFSINVDSIFHGCQKALPLMRDHAPGSIINISSIAGLIASDTMPAYNASKAAVWMLSKSIALHCAKKNMQIRCNSVHPTFVDTPILDGTARAAQLDKDVLLEKLARQIPLRFVGEPNDIANAVVYLASDESRFMTGAEIKLDGGISAM; encoded by the coding sequence ATGACATCGACCCGACCGCAGCGCTGTGAAGGCAAATTGGCATTGGTAACCGGAGGTGCGCAGGGACTTGGCCGTGCGCATTGCATCCGGCTTGCGCAGGAAGGCGCGCGCGTCCTGGCCAGTGACATCAACGGGGCAGGCGCAGCCGAAACGGCCGAGATCATCAATGCGGAAATGGGCGCTGGAACGGCATTTTCGGTCGAGCATAACGTGACCGATCCGATGAGCTGGGAAGCCGCCGTCACTGCGGCTCGCGAGAACATGGGCGGTCTTAATGTGCTGGTGAACAATGCCGGTATCGGCGTGCCGGGAAATATCGAGGAATGTGATTTTGCTGATTGGCAGCGGTGTTTTTCGATCAATGTCGATTCCATTTTTCACGGCTGTCAGAAAGCCTTGCCTTTGATGCGCGACCATGCGCCCGGATCAATCATCAACATCTCCAGCATCGCCGGTCTGATCGCGAGCGACACCATGCCGGCCTATAACGCTTCAAAAGCGGCGGTCTGGATGCTGTCCAAATCGATTGCGCTCCACTGCGCGAAAAAGAACATGCAGATCCGGTGTAATTCGGTGCACCCGACCTTTGTCGATACGCCGATCCTGGATGGAACCGCACGCGCAGCTCAGCTGGACAAAGACGTGCTGCTGGAAAAACTGGCGCGGCAAATTCCGCTGAGATTTGTGGGTGAACCCAATGATATCGCCAATGCGGTGGTTTACCTCGCCAGCGATGAAAGCCGGTTCATGACAGGTGCCGAAATCAAACTGGATGGCGGTATTTCAGCAATGTAA
- a CDS encoding TPM domain-containing protein: MRPLLILLAAAGALIASPLAAQPEFPELSGRVIDNADIIPADVEAQLNAKLEALETQSQRQLVIATVPDLQGYDIADYGYQLGRAWGLGDAERNDGALLLVAPNERKVRIEVGYGLEGTLTDALSALIIQNIVLPEFRGGDYPAGIVAGADAIITQLQLPPDEAQRVAQAAGQERASSSREGGFPVGTLIWMGFLFFFFVLPILRGRRRKRKYRSKGEGPWGKRGGERGRGWGDTASDIILWEVGSAIVRGALSDGDDWGGGGGFGGGGGFGGGFSGGGGSFGGGGASGGW, from the coding sequence CTGCGCCCATTGCTCATCTTGCTCGCTGCGGCGGGGGCCTTAATTGCGTCCCCCCTCGCAGCGCAGCCGGAATTTCCAGAGCTGTCGGGCCGTGTGATCGACAATGCAGACATCATTCCTGCCGATGTCGAAGCGCAGCTTAACGCAAAACTGGAAGCCCTCGAAACGCAGTCACAGCGGCAATTGGTGATCGCGACCGTTCCCGATTTGCAGGGCTATGACATAGCAGATTATGGCTATCAGCTGGGCCGGGCATGGGGTCTTGGCGATGCGGAGCGCAATGATGGCGCATTGCTGCTTGTCGCGCCCAATGAACGCAAAGTGCGCATCGAAGTCGGCTACGGCCTTGAAGGGACGCTGACGGATGCATTGTCTGCATTGATCATTCAAAACATCGTCTTGCCTGAATTTCGCGGAGGCGATTATCCGGCGGGTATTGTCGCTGGCGCCGACGCCATAATCACACAGCTGCAATTGCCACCTGACGAGGCGCAACGCGTGGCGCAGGCCGCCGGGCAAGAGCGCGCAAGCTCCTCTCGCGAAGGCGGCTTTCCCGTCGGCACGCTTATCTGGATGGGCTTCCTCTTCTTTTTCTTCGTTCTTCCAATCCTGCGCGGACGCAGGCGCAAGCGCAAATACCGGTCTAAAGGCGAAGGCCCCTGGGGTAAGCGCGGCGGCGAGCGTGGCCGCGGCTGGGGCGATACCGCGAGCGACATCATTCTTTGGGAAGTCGGCAGCGCTATTGTGCGCGGCGCGCTTTCCGATGGCGATGATTGGGGCGGCGGCGGCGGCTTTGGAGGCGGCGGCGGCTTTGGCGGCGGCTTCTCTGGCGGCGGCGGATCATTCGGTGGCGGCGGCGCCTCGGGAGGCTGGTAG
- the recF gene encoding DNA replication/repair protein RecF (All proteins in this family for which functions are known are DNA-binding proteins that assist the filamentation of RecA onto DNA for the initiation of recombination or recombinational repair.), which produces MALTKITLQNFRNHAASELAETAHFNLLVGENGAGKTNVLEALSLLSPGRGLRRAALGDLARKPDPDAEAGAFAIGASLIEQGQTSARIGTYTEADRPTRRLVRINGADASASALSEWHAVSWLTPAMDGLFTDSAGARRRFVDRMALAVEPGHAKHTSSLENALRERNKLLETGGDARWLDAIEAQVAQHGAVVAQNRARLITLLADELSALPPEPFARPILTYRPGGPIDVAELLAELARARPRDRAAGRALTGPHRDELEVVMASSGAAAASCSTGEQKAMLIAITLAHGVLASSGRPSVLLLDEVAAHLDPVRRTELFRRLRQGKAQVWMTGTELAPFADIESEAAIWRVSGGELKRL; this is translated from the coding sequence ATGGCGCTGACCAAGATCACTCTTCAGAACTTTCGCAACCACGCCGCTTCGGAGCTGGCGGAAACTGCGCATTTCAATCTGCTCGTCGGAGAAAACGGGGCGGGCAAAACCAATGTGCTTGAGGCGCTTTCTCTATTAAGCCCCGGCCGAGGACTGCGCCGCGCCGCTTTAGGCGATTTGGCCCGCAAGCCCGACCCTGATGCAGAAGCGGGCGCCTTTGCGATTGGCGCGAGCTTGATCGAACAGGGCCAGACATCGGCGCGCATCGGCACTTATACAGAGGCAGACCGCCCTACCCGCCGCCTTGTCCGCATCAATGGTGCCGATGCCAGCGCAAGCGCCTTGTCCGAATGGCATGCGGTTTCATGGCTTACCCCGGCAATGGACGGCCTGTTCACCGATAGCGCTGGCGCGAGGCGGCGATTTGTGGATCGGATGGCGCTGGCGGTGGAGCCCGGCCATGCCAAGCACACCTCCTCGCTCGAAAATGCGCTGCGAGAGCGCAACAAGCTGCTGGAAACAGGCGGCGATGCGCGGTGGCTTGATGCTATTGAAGCGCAAGTCGCGCAGCACGGCGCGGTTGTGGCACAGAATAGAGCGCGGCTGATCACACTGCTTGCCGATGAGCTGTCCGCGCTCCCGCCTGAACCGTTTGCGCGTCCGATCCTGACTTATCGTCCGGGAGGCCCGATCGATGTGGCTGAATTGCTGGCAGAGCTGGCCCGCGCGCGGCCGCGCGACCGCGCTGCCGGGCGCGCGCTCACCGGGCCGCACCGCGATGAATTGGAGGTGGTGATGGCATCAAGCGGAGCTGCGGCGGCATCGTGTTCGACAGGCGAGCAGAAAGCGATGCTGATCGCGATCACGCTGGCGCATGGCGTCTTGGCGTCATCGGGGCGGCCCAGTGTCCTGTTGCTGGATGAGGTTGCCGCCCATCTTGATCCGGTGCGCCGCACGGAATTGTTCCGCAGGCTTCGCCAAGGCAAGGCTCAGGTTTGGATGACAGGCACCGAGCTTGCTCCATTTGCCGATATCGAAAGCGAAGCGGCGATCTGGCGCGTAAGCGGCGGAGAGCTGAAACGGCTTTAG